In Aspergillus oryzae RIB40 DNA, chromosome 6, one genomic interval encodes:
- a CDS encoding uncharacterized protein (predicted protein), whose amino-acid sequence MSRSMKAPMRALLELRTKCMGRLNVTDSTYTSLSTIRGRRNQSFYSSTEVDSFLEVKNGVKRRPSFLTSSIKMQPEHRSAEVIVIGAGIGGLAAAKTYLELSPLTNLILLEKRPTIGGVWSEENCYEGLKTNNLGGTYEFTDFPMGEKYGIKEDGHIPGSVLHSYLNDFATHFDILRRIDFNTQVLDIEKLGQGWRLNTETTDSSSTVVYTCDKIIVCSGLASTPNPVNIRGIDEFERPVLNHSQLREEGARIAHDPNVETVTVVGASKTGYDVVHMMASNHKRVDWVIRESGGGGVWMSSPWAKFAGAKTKLELLATMRFFTWFSPCIFGDFDGFSWIRKVLHQTRLGRYFVHKFWEGIRMDIIDQNGYRKEECLQHLEPLESLFWSARVGILNYPSDIHDYLRSGQVKIIRKDIEHLSGPGVVTFADGTSLHTDALIAITGWKLAQSIKYQPEGLESSLGIPCSNTSAEDRSLWRRLDDEADKEILGRFPYLCNPPPAIPYKQDVSPYRLYRGIAPPSLAAKGDNSIAYMKMVHSTSNIIIAECQALWTYAYLNGKISLDKTEVYHQTALLSRYGKQRYPCGFSAWYPEFVYDAIPYADMLLHDLGLKRWRKPTFKKEMFEGYTIHDYRGINQEWLAAQMKATPKRS is encoded by the exons ATGAGCCGCTCCATGAAAGCTCCTATGAGGGCATTGCTAGAGTTAAGGACGAAGTGTATGGGCCGGCTGAACGTAACCGACTCGACATATACTTCCCTCTCAACGAtaagagggagaagaaaccagtCATTCTATTCGTCCACGGAGGTGGATTCTTTTCTGGAGGTAAAGAATGGAGTGAAAAG ACGTCCATCCTTTCTCACTTCCAGTATCAAAATGCAACCTGAACACCGCTCTGCTGAGGTAATTGTGATTGGGGCAGGAATCGGAGGTCTTGCAGCAGCGAAAACCTATCTTGAGTTGTCACCCCTGACAAACCTCATACTCCTTGAAAAG CGACCAACCATCGGCGGGGTCTGGTCCGAAGAAAACTGCTATGAAGGCCTCAAGACAAATAACCTCGGTGGAACATATGAATTCACCGACTTTCCCATGGGTGAGAAATACggcatcaaagaagacgGACATATCCCGGGCTCCGTACTGCACTCCTATCTGAATGACTTCGCGACCCACTTTGATATCCTCCGTCGGATCGACTTCAACACCCAGGTTTTAGATATTGAAAAGCTGGGTCAGGGCTGGCGCCTGAATACAGAAACCACCGACTCATCTTCGACTGTCGTGTATACATGCGACAAAATTATCGTTTGCAGCGGGCTGGCATCAACGCCTAACCCCGTCAATATTCGCGGCATTGATGAATTTGAAAGGCCGGTACTTAACCACTCGCAGTTACGCGAGGAGGGAGCGCGCATTGCCCATGATCCTAACGTCGAGACTGTTACTGTTGTGGGAGCTTCCAAGACAGGGTATGACGTCGTGCATATGATGGCATCGAATCACAAGAGAGTGGATTGGGTTATTCGCGAGTCTGGGGGTGGTGGAGTCTGGATGTCATCCCCATGGGCCAAGTTCGCGGGAGCCAAAACGAAGCTGGAGTTACTTGCAACCATGAGGTTCTTTACATGGTTTAGCCCTTGCATTTTTGGTGATTTTGACGGATTCAGCTGGATCAGGAAGGTCCTGCATCAAACTCGCCTTGGACGATACTTTGTACACAAATTCTGGGAAGGAATCCGGATGGATATCATTGATCAGAACGGATATAGGAAGGAGGAATGCTTGCAACACCTTGAACCCCTCGAAAG TTTATTTTGGTCTGCACGAGTTGGAATACTTAATTATCCATCTGATATTCACGACTACCTTCGCTCCGGCCAAGTCAAGATCATACGGAAAGACATCGAACACCTATCTGGGCCCGGAGTTGTCACCTTTGCAGATGGTACCAGTCTTCACACAGACGCGTTAATTGCGATCACCGGATGGAAACTCGCCCAATCGATCAAATACCAGCCCGAAGGCCTGGAAAGCAGTCTCGGCATTCCATGCAGCAATACCAGCGCAGAGGACAGAAGTCTCTGGCGGCGATTAGACGACGAAGCAGATAAAGAAATCCTAGGCCGCTTCCCATACCTCTGCAACCCTCCACCCGCCATTCCGTACAAGCAGGATGTCAGCCCCTATCGACTGTATCGCGGCATTGCACCTCCGTCTCTCGCGGCGAAGGGTGATAATTCTATTGCATACATGAAGATGGTCCACAGCACAAGCAATATTATTATCGCAGAGTGTCAGGCGCTGTGGACGTACGCTTATCTAAATGGGAAAATTTCCCTTGACAAGACGGAAGTATATCATCAGACTGCTCTCTTGAGTCGTTACGGAAAGCAGCGTTATCCCTGTGGATTTTCTGCGTGGTATCCTGAATTTGTCTACGATGCTATTCCTTACGCAGATATGCTGCTCCATGACCTTGGGCTCAAGCGTTGGAGGAAGCCTACCTTTAAGAAAGAGATGTTCGAAGGGTATACTATTCATGATTACCGGGGGATTAATCAGGAGTGGCTTGCGGCTCAGATGAAGGCGACACCAAAGAGATCATAA
- a CDS encoding uncharacterized protein (dienelactone hydrolase and related enzymes) encodes MLLPNAKPVKLTDNVTIHAPLSRQGHGPGIIIIRDDTPTSQRNERSTLDPEPLQKWAEESYTVVQVTVSSDHPAVKEDLHRAIDALSGHDNCDKETGYGGISVYSPSFVADIVDEIDKYDEIKAIVSYGRLTRTPNKPFLYHLPEQGTKEKSESGVIYRYPEVVSASFIIPSHKDFNASSAAVAHTRCLSFLKKELDGPWFDLEEIWDEHTKYEFDERSVENTMSTMVQEPYVNHIPTMTGGIGREKLTSFYANHFIFSNPEDTKLELVSRTIGIDRVVDEFVFCLTHDKPVDWLIPGIPPTGKELRIPFMAVVNIRGDRLYHEHITWDQLTVLFQLGLMPEYLPIPYDLPNRPDSQAGRTLEYRVPGAGAQTADKMVDESSVASNEMFCYAVRERSV; translated from the exons ATGCTGCTCCCCAACGCCAAGCCAGTCAAGTTGACCGATAATGTGACCATCCACGCACCTCTCTCGCGCCAAGGGCACGGACCGGGCATCATAATTATCCGGGATGATACGCCCACCAGCCAACGGAACGAACGAAGCACGCTAGATCCCGAGCCACTGCAGAAGTGGGCAGAGGAAAGCTATACTGTCGTCCAAGTGACGGTTTCCTCGGACCATCCCGCAGTCAAGGAGGATCTTCACAGGGCTATTGATGCTCTTAGCGGGCACGATAATTGTGACAAGGAGACAGGATACGGT GGTATCTCAGTCTATTCGCCATCGTTTGTCGCGGACATAGTCGACGAAATCGACAAATACGATGAAATTAAAGCTATTGTGTCATATGGAAGACTCACCAGAACCCCGAATAAACCGTTTCTTTACCACTTGCCCGAGCAAGGGACGAAGGAAAAATCCGAGAGTGGAGTTATCTACCGGTATCCAGAAGTTGTATCGGCCTCCTTCATCATTCCTTCGCACAAGGACTTCAACGCCTCCTCGGCCGCAGTGGCCCATACTCGTTGTCTGTCGTTCTTGAAGAAAGAGCTGGACGGACCGTGGTTTGACCTCGAAGAGATATGGGACGAACATACCAAGTATGAGTTCGACGAACGATCAGTCGAAAATACCATGAGCACTATGGTTCAGGAACCATATGTGAATCACATCCCAACAATGACTGGCGGTATTGGGAGAGAGAAGCTGACCTCCTTCTACGCCAATCATTTCATCTTCAGTAATCCAGAAGATACTAAACTGGAGCTCGTCAGTCGTACTATTGGCATTGATCGGGTTGTGGACGAGTTTGTCTTTTGCTTGACTCATGACAAGCCGGTTGACTGGCT TATTCCCGGAATCCCCCCTACCGGAAAGGAGCTTCGAATTCCTTTCATGGCTGTGGTCAATATTCGCGGAGACAGGCTGTACCATGAGCATATTACATGGGATCAACTGACAGTTCTCTTCCAGCTCGGTTTGATGCCAGAATATCTACCGATCCCTTATGACCTCCCTAATCGTCCTGATTCACAGGCAGGTCGTACACTTGAATATCGTGTACCGGGCGCAGGGGCCCAAACAGCAGATAAGATGGTCGATGAGAGCAGTGTGGCTTCTAATGAGATGTTTTGTTATGCTGTGCGGGAGAGGTCAGTTTGA
- a CDS encoding fungal specific transcription factor domain-containing protein (predicted protein) — protein sequence MKAIFDLVFAIGAQIRGIGNDSNITTSYFLRARAAAFKGMLMSQTLDTVRVFTLLAFYTLGACNRNAASMFLGIAAKAAVILNLNGTGNDDKLSEEEVCARFTR from the exons ATGAAGGCTATATTTGACCTCGTGTTCGCCATTGGAGCTCAGATACGAGGAATTGGCAATGACTCGAATATTACCACTTCTTACTTTTTGCGCGCTCGCGCTGCAGCATTTAAAGGCATGTTGATGTCCCAAACTCTAGATACGGTGCGGGTATTTACCCTCCTTGCATTCTATACACTTGGTGCCTGCAACAGAAATGCTGCCTCGATGTTTTTGGGTATTGCAGCTAAGGCTGCCGTCATTTTGAACCTCAATGGCACCGGAAATGACGATAAGCTctcagaagaggaagtttgCGCCAG GTTTACCCGCTAG
- a CDS encoding FMN-dependent alpha-hydroxy acid dehydrogenase (glycolate oxidase), translated as MVDMCVKAKNCSFTFRNLSLLELQVEQHCTRRSCWIIIDQTVYDITDFLDEHPGGASILLQYAGNDATKAFQSIHEADILTRHLDQAQILGPVSTALEEKKPELAAVSETRVRLSSVISILDFEYAASQNLPPAAFAFLKSGSEDEHAAKWNRDSWKTIRFRPRVLRPIDGIDISRCILGTKFAAPFFICPAGGAKLAHPQADLCLTMAAGRHHILHWVCNNSHMSQKDMSDARAPDQTTFWQIYARSDLDTTTQEVKQAINLGYKGFALTVDAVRAGKRERDLRVTLAQREQDGIRVNDDDEEDDNFAREPSVGRPAVHPGFDWVSAMKWLRGMTDLPIAIKGIQCWEDAVLCMEYGAHPWLSNHGGRQLDSAPSAVETLVSIRQHCPEVFDKCEVIVDGGITRGSDIVKALALGAKGVGLGRPFLYSAAFGGAGVSKAIRILKNEVETTMALLGITSLNQLNPSYFHADLKAYRLISPPSHLALRDQCYRHLVVRLKPCFNYRTKRFECRF; from the exons ATGGTCGATATGTGTGTCAAAGCCAAGAATTGCAGTTTTACGTTCCGCAATCTTAGTCTCCTTGA ATTGCAAGTTGAACAACATTGTACcaggagaagctgctggATAATCATTGACCAAACTGTCTATGATATTACAGACTTCCTGGACGAACATCCAGGAGGAGCAAGCATTCTACTTCAATATGCTGGAAATGACGCAACTAAAGCATTTCAGTCGATTCATGAAGCCGATATTCTTACCCGACACCTTGATCAAGC ACAAATCCTAGGCCCAGTCTCGACGGCCCTTGAGGAAAAGAAGCCCGAACTTGCGGCCGTGTCAGAGACGAGAGTGCGGCTCTCCTCCGTCATTAGCATTCTAGATTTTGAATACGCGGCATCGCAAAatcttcctcctgctgcttttgctt TTCTTAAATCGGGCTCCGAAGACGAACATGCGGCCAAATGGAACCGAGATTCGTGGAAAACGATCCGTTTCCGTCCGCGTGTACTCCGACCAATCGACGGAATTGACATATCGCGGTGTATTCTAGGAACCAAGTTCGCTGCGCCTTTTTTCATTTGCCCAGCTGGAGGTGCCAAGCTTGCTCATCCTCAGGCTGATTTGTGTCTGACTATGGCTGCTGGTCGACATCACATCTTGCACTGGGTATGCAACAACAGTCACATGTCTCAGAAAGATATGAGCGATGCACGTGCACCTGACCAGACCACATTCTGGCAAATTTATGCAAGGTCGGACCTTGATACTACGACTCAAGAAGTCAAACAGGCGATCAATTTGGGATATAAGGGGTTTGCGCTGACTGTGGATGCTGTTCGTGCCGGGAAGCGAGAGCGTGACTTACGAGTGACCTTAGCTCAGCGTGAACAAGACGGTATCAGAgtcaatgatgatgacgaggaagacgacaaCTTTGCTAGAGAGCCTTCAGTGGGGCGACC CGCGGTGCACCCCGGTTTTGACTGGGTTTCTGCTATGAAATGGCTTCGAGGTATGACTGATCTGCCTATTGCTATCAAGGGAATCCAGTGCTGGGAAGATGCGGTATTGTGCATGGAATATGGCGCTCATCCGTGGCTTTCAAATCACGGAGGCCGCCAGCTAGATTCCGCTCCTTCGGCGGTGGAGACACTAGTCTCTATACGCCAACACTGCCCAGAAGTCTTTGACAAGTGCGAGGTTATTGTCGATGGCGGTATCACCCGCGGTTCCGATATTGTTAAAGCCCTTGCGCTCGGTGCCAAGGGCGTCGGGCTGGGCAGGCCGTTTCTCTATTCCGCAGCCTTTGGCGGAGCAGGCGTCAGCAAGGCAATACGCATCTTAAAAAATGAGGTTGAGACAACAATGGCCTTACTGGGCATAACTTCGCTCAATCAACTGAATCCTTCCTAT TTTCACGCTGACTTGAAGGCATACAGGTTGatatctcctccatcccacTTGGCTTTGCGAGATCAGTGCTATAGACATTTGGTAGTGAGATTAAAGCCTTGTTTTAATTACAGGACTAAGCGGTTTGAGTGTCGCTTTTGA
- a CDS encoding transcription factor domain-containing protein (predicted protein), producing MKVDQPLNLDDDDFECHSGLPRPISTPTDMSFSLERLKLGIVCREVIDATSHEHLYGIEISYEKILELDRKFHQALAEIPEFFRLDPTSRRRFASLYQNRPTIAWQRCLLQQGYFSRLCRLHRQFFVRGAREPLYSYSHIVCLQSARKVLEIKKIMDEDEPKFTPPSSVVWSVMHHVFMAAVILLLDVCFNWDDILAEKRKEEVLDACRMLMKEGINAMMGVLQKHWKHEKLAASPNRNSIPNVNAAGPDMPRQPLPSTSGASYTPATTIELDPPGDLPSNLDDTDERQLEDIWSEMLDNGANLDLGDTAWTGLLTELTNATMPG from the exons ATGAAGGTAGACCAGCCTCTCAAtcttgacgatgatgattttGAATGCCATAGTGGATTGCCGCGACCAATCTCGACACCAACGGACATGTCCTTCTCCCTTGAGCGTCTCAAGCTTGGTATCGTTTGTCGGGAAGTTATTGACGCTACATCCCACGAACACCTTTATGGAATAGAAATCAGCTACGAGAAGATTCTTGAACTCGACCGAAAGTTTCACCAAGCCCTTGCAGAGATACCAGAATTTTTCCGCCTTGACCCAACGTCCAGGCGCCGATTCGCATCTCTGTACCAAAATCGCCCCACAATTGCATGGCAACGATGTCTCCTACAACAAGGGTACTTTTCACGCTTGTGCCGTCTGCATCGGCAATTTTTCGTTCGTGGAGCTCGTGAGCCACTTTATTCCTATTCTCATATTGTATGCCTTCAATCTGCGCGAAAGGTACTCGAGATCAAAAAAATCATGGACGAAGACGAACCAAAGTTCACACCGCCAAGCTCAGTGGTCTGGTCTGTTATGCATCACGTATTCATGGCTGCCGTGATCTTGCTGCTAGATGTGTGCTTCAACTGGGACGACATTCTAGCCGAGAAGCGAAAGGAGGAGGTACTGGATGCATGTCGCATGCTCA TGAAAGAGGGTATCAATGCCATGATGGGTGTGCTACAGAAGCACTGGAAACATGAAAAGCTGgctgcttctccaaatcGCAACTCTATTCCCAATGTAAACGCGGCCGGTCCTGACATGCCGAGGCAACCCTTGCCTTCCACATCTGGAGCCAGTTATACACCGGCAACCACAATCGAATTGGATCCACCAGGTGACTTACCCAGCAATCTGGATGATACGGACGAGAGGCAATTGGAAGATATATGGTCTGAGATGCTCGACAACGGTGCTAATCTTGATTTGGGAGATACGGCCTGGACGGGACTGTTGACCGAGTTGACCAATGCCACTATGCCTGGCTGA
- a CDS encoding Zn(II)2Cys6 transcription factor (predicted protein), whose product MLHVTRPPGNWPRSNDPRHLSTSPVMKRRIGPELHQKPRKRATRQDPVSCESCRRKKLKCNRQQPCSSCVTRRLPCSYVIAPAAADTHNAGLEDGNQREATVPGQGNTPEIQEMRRADTQSVANPQPSYRSRESLMTADWLENIHMGQRVPTATPKLLRDELDELRNKDDSVPPGTLLPVSCRSWNASREDPATVNLLSFLPHKHEALALFRYYTNYIDYLYHIIFPKRAEDQIDGIYRAIERGQPPNLNHLALFFSMAASSLFLQLSVESSIHAELCSREFSFLTGAALIQSNYPVNPTVEGLQAAMVIMHHASNISSHPSVSGLFVHGAVISQAKNLKLHCIDSPGLREEREANPPDAVELETKRRLWWDIASYDW is encoded by the coding sequence ATGCTGCACGTGACCCGCCCGCCCGGCAATTGGCCGCGATCCAACGACCCACGACATCTGTCAACATCTCCCGTGATGAAGCGTAGAATAGGACCAGAGCTGCACCAGAAGCCTCGAAAACGTGCCACAAGGCAGGATCCAGTATCGTGCGAGTCATGCAGAcgcaagaagctgaaatgTAACCGGCAGCAGCCATGCAGTAGTTGCGTCACCCGAAGACTGCCATGCAGCTATGTCATTGCACCGGCTGCGGCGGACACGCATAATGCAGGATTGGAAGATGGAAACCAAAGAGAAGCAACCGTTCCTGGTCAGGGAAACACACCCGAGATTCAGGAGATGCGAAGAGCAGATACACAATCTGTTGCGAACCCTCAACCATCGTACCGCAGCCGGGAATCACTGATGACAGCGGACTGGCTGGAAAACATTCACATGGGTCAACGAGTGCCAACAGCCACGCCAAAGCTACTGAGAGATGAACTCGATGAACTGAGGAATAAGGATGATTCTGTTCCCCCGGGAACATTGCTCCCGGTTTCCTGCCGAAGTTGGAATGCGTCCCGGGAGGATCCTGCGACAGTCAATTTGCTATCGTTTCTTCCCCATAAGCATGAGGCTTTGGCACTTTTTCGATACTATACAAATTATATTGATTATCTCTACCACATCATATTTCCTAAGCGCGCGGAGGATCAGATAGATGGTATCTACCGAGCCATTGAAAGAGGCCAACCGCCTAATTTGAATCACTTAGCACTCTTTTTCAGTATGGCCGCCAGCTCGTTGTTTTTGCAACTATCCGTGGAGTCTTCTATTCATGCAGAGCTTTGCAGTCGCGAGTTCTCCTTTTTGACCGGCGCCGCCCTGATTCAAAGCAACTACCCAGTTAATCCCACGGTCGAGGGCTTACAGGCAGCAATGGTTATCATGCACCATGCATCAAATATAAGCTCTCACCCATCAGTCAGTGGTCTCTTTGTTCACGGAGCAGTTATTAGCCAAGCAAAGAATCTCAAGCTGCATTGCATCGATTCACCAGGATtaagggaggaaagggaggcgAATCCACCCGATGCGGTGGAGCTAGAGACAAAAAGGCGGCTTTGGTGGGACATCGCATCGTATGACTGGTAG
- a CDS encoding uncharacterized protein (monocarboxylate transporter) codes for MEAERSSVKKKATGPRACLTILGSFTGLFCTVGFMNSFGVFQEYYGKEQLADKSESTIAWLGAISIFCIFFISVFSGRLLDVFGPTFMLCIGSLGTVFSLMMVSLCKEFYQFILAQGILLGVSLALLACPMLALVGQHIKVKRGAALGIVLGGSSLGGVMWPIAINELLQKPNIGFGWTMRIVAFIMIPLLSVSCICCRPPKTSPPPTQRPASDEEVTITETKASVPKTDYSVLKKPSLQLSCLAFFIIYFGMFSPFFFTTSYAVAEGFSTDLAFYTISIVNGASFFGRVLPGIVADRYGKFNCCIVATFFSGIIALCWTKATSVAGLVMFSLAYGFASGAILSLQQACAAQVATPQTIGLTMGTVMAATSFSAMAGVPISGELAGKYGYLALSIYSGVSLLVGSVLLAAARFVQSRKLLDVV; via the exons ATGGAGGCAGAACGCTCTTCTGTCAAAAAAAAGGCAACTGG ACCGCGGGCATGTTTAACAATTCTAGGTTCATTTACCGGTCTGTTCTGCACAGTTGGATTTATGAACTCGTTCGGGGTGTTTCAAGAATACTATGGGAAAGAGCAGCTCGCCGACAAGTCCGAATCAACGATTGCATGGCTCGGTGCAATTAGTATCTTCTgtattttcttcatctcagtATTCTCTGGCCGATTGCTTGATGTTTTTGGACCTACT TTTATGCTCTGTATAGGCTCGCTAGGCACCGTGTTCTCACTCATGATGGTGTCGCTCTGCAAGGAGTTCTACCAGTTTATTCTCGCGCAAGGAATCCTTCTTGGCGTATCGCTCGCACTGCTAGCGTGCCCAATGCTTGCCCTCGTGGGACAACACATCAAGGTGAAGCGTGGCGCAGCGCTGGGTATAGTCCTCGGTGGCTCTTCTCTCGGGGGCGTGATGTGGCCTATCGCCATCAACGAACTACTTCAGAAACCGAACATTGGATTTGGATGGACAATGCGGATTGTCGCGTTTATAATGATTCCCCTATTATCTGTCTCCTGTATCTGCTGTCGGCCACCCAAGACAAGCCCCCCTCCGACTCAACGGCCTGCGTCTGATGAAGAGGTCACGATAACCGAGACCAAAGCATCCGTCCCTAAAACTGACTATTCCGTTCTTAAAAAGCCCAGCCTCCAGCTATCCTGCCTCGCCTTTTTTATCATTTATTTCGGAATgttttctccatttttctttactACCTCTTACGCAGTCGCAGAAGGGTTCTCAACCGACCTGGCGTTTTATACCATCTCGATCGTTAACGGTGCTTCATTCTTCGGTCGTGTCCTTCCTGGTATTGTCGCGGATCGGTATGGAAAGTTCAACTGCTGCATCGTGGCTACTTTCTTCTCCGGCATTATCGCTCTCTGCTGGACGAAAGCGACTTCCGTAGCTGGCTTGGTTATGTTTTCTCTCGCATATGGATTTGCATCAGGG GCCATCCTTTCCCTACAGCAAGCCTGCGCTGCGCAAGTCGCCACGCCACAAACAATCGGGTTGACCATGGGTACCGTCATGGCAGCCACATCTTTCTC AGCCATGGCTGGAGTCCCTATTAGTGGTGAACTGGCAGGCAAATACGGGTATCTGGCATTGTCGATCTACTCCGGCGTGAGTCTTTTGGTAGGGAGTGTTCTGTTGGCGGCGGCGAGGTTCGTCCAAAGTAGGAAGTTGCTTGATGTTGTGTAG
- a CDS encoding uncharacterized protein (permease of the major facilitator superfamily) — MADPEMKSAKTEPSNFEDNVEQLAGDYSNIASRDKALNLLANRHIVFDPNSPQAKRVRQKIDMHIMPMIFVIYCLQLMDKNSLSYAAIMGIKQDTNLTPSQYSWLGSLVYFGYLVGDIPVTFLMQRLPISKYFSIMCMIWGIIVALHAVCHDFASLATVRFFLGAIEVSTVPVAILITGTFYTKEEQVTRVAIWYTTSGWAAVFGGFLAWAMYRADSFRWQGLFVLYGAMTFLTGVVLFLFLAASPTEAKWLTEEEKVIALERVRGNKTGTEIWKFNASQLREALHDVRLYLTFLVLISIGMPNGGLTAFGPTIINNFGYDVPTTQLLNVGSGAAQVVGVVLALFVAKWTNRTIAGVFPLVLACVGAAMMLGISSSNNNARYGGYVLAYQFPICVLSINTFMTAGISGTTKKFAFGCAYQLGYAIGNIIGPQTYRASDAPDYYTAKYTMLAFFVVAAILIGIYGVLHHRWNQRNEKHGPAPMPEHSSAIENEEFADLTDFQMRNFKYPL; from the exons ATGGCCGATCCTGAGATGAAATCTGCCAAG ACGGAGCCTTCAAATTTCGAGGATAATGTCGAACAACTCGCAGGAGACTATAGCAATATAGCAAGCAGAGACAAAGCCCTGAATCTGTTGGCTAATCGCCATATTGTCTTTGATCCCAATTCTCCGCAGGCAAAGCGAGTGCGACAGAAGATTGACATGCATATCATGCCAATGATATTTGTCATCTACTGTCTCCAACTCATGGACAAAAATAGCTTGTCATACGCTGCAATAATGGGCATTAAACAAGACACGAATCTCACACCCTCACAGTACTCCTGGCTAGGTTCGCTCGTGTA TTTCGGCTACTTAGTAGGTGATATTCCTGTGACTTTCCTTATGCAACGGCTACCCATATCCAAGTACTTCAGCATCATGTGCATGATATGGGGAATTATTGTTGCCTTACATGCGGTATGCCATGACTTTGCCAGTTTGGCTACGGTCCGATTTTTTTTGGGTGCTATCGAGGTCTCAACGGTTCCCGTGGCTATCCTCATTACCGGCACCTTTTACACAAAGGAAGAGCAAGTCACAAGAGTGGCGATTTGGTACACGACATCCGGATGGGCAGCTGTTTTCGGAGGCTTCCTTGCATGGGCAATGTATCGTGCAGACAGCTTTCGATGGCAAGGGCTTTTTGTCCTTTATGGAGCTATGACGTTTCTGACTGGAGTTGTCTTATTTCTGTTCCTTGCAGCTTCGCCGACCGAAGCCAAATGGttgaccgaggaagaaaaagtgatTGCACTTGAACGAGTGCGAGGCAATAAAACTGGAACCGAGATCTGGAAATTCAACGCCTCACAGCTTCGGGAAGCTTTACATGATGTCCGCTTGTACCTGACTTTCCTGGTGCTTATTTCGATTGGGATGCCTAACGGTGGACTCACTGCTTTCG GTCCTACTATCATCAATAACTTTGGCTACGATGTGCCTACAACCCAGCTCCTGAACGTGGGCTCTGGTGCGGCTCAAGTAGTTGGCGTTGTCCTCGCTCTGTTCGTTGCGAAATGGACCAACCGCACCATCGCCGGTGTGTTCCCACTTGTACTCGCATGTGTTGGGGCTGCCATGATGCTTGGAATCTCGAGCTCGAACAATAATGCTCGTTACGGTGGTTATGTGCTCGCCTATCAAT TCCCGATCTGCGTTTTGTCCATAAATACCTTTATGACCGCAGGTATCTCTGGGACTACGAAGAAATTTGCCTTTGGGTGTGCCTACCAACTTGGCTATGCGATTGGCAATATTATCGGCCCCCAAACATACAGGGCATCCGATGCGCCTGATTACTAC ACTGCAAAATACACCATGCTCGCGTTCTTTGTTGTTGCCGCCATTTTGATCGGTATTTACGGCGTGCTCCATCATCGATGGAAtcaaagaaatgaaaagcatGGGCCGGCTCCTATGCCCG AACATTCGAGCGCTATTGAAAACGAAGAATTTGCCGACCTCACTGACTTCCAGATGAGGAACTTCAAATATCCGTTATAG